A section of the Rattus norvegicus strain BN/NHsdMcwi chromosome 15, GRCr8, whole genome shotgun sequence genome encodes:
- the Slc25a37 gene encoding mitoferrin-1 isoform X4: MATLLHDAVMNPAEVVKQRLQMYNSQHQSALSCIRTVWRTEGLGAFYRSYTTQLTMNIPFQSIHFITYEFLQEQVNPRRDYNPQSHIISGGLAGALAAAATTPLDVCKTLLNTQENMALSLANVSGRLSGMANAFRTVYQLNGLAGYFKGIQARVIYQMPSTAISWSVYEFFKYFLTKRQLENRTLY, encoded by the coding sequence TGGTGAAACAGCGATTGCAGATGTACAACTCACAGCACCAGTCAGCCCTCAGTTGTATCCGGACAGTGTGGAGGACCGAGGGGTTGGGGGCCTTCTACAGGAGTTACACCACACAGCTGACCATGAACATCCCCTTCCAATCTATCCACTTCATCACCTATGAGTTTCTGCAGGAGCAAGTCAACCCTCGCCGGGACTATAACCCACAGTCTCACATCATCTCAGGAGGCCTGGCCGGTGCGCTGGCTGCAGCTGCCACCACCCCGCTGGATGTCTGCAAGACCCTCCTCAACACGCAGGAGAACATGGCACTCTCCCTAGCTAATGTCAGTGGCCGGCTGTCAGGCATGGCCAATGCCTTCCGGACGGTGTACCAGCTCAACGGCCTTGCTGGGTACTTCAAAGGCATTCAGGCTCGAGTCATCTACCAGATGCCTTCCACCGCCATCTCCTGGTCTGTTTATGAGTTCTTCAAGTATTTCCTTACGAAGCGGCAGCTGGAGAATCGAACTCTGTACTAA